Within the Aspergillus luchuensis IFO 4308 DNA, chromosome 5, nearly complete sequence genome, the region CTGTTATGACATCAGCCGTCGTGAGAAGCGATAGCCAGAGAAGATATCACAGTACTTTTCGTCATTTTAAATCTTTGGAAGACGTCTATATTATCCACCCCTGGTAATCTGCGAGAGGCGATGAAGTAGACAGGTCATGTACCAGACATGGGATAAGAACGGACATGACAGCCAACCTGCTTCACCTCAAATAACAATTGTCGTATCAGCGGTTACCTTTCCTCCCCAGCTTTCAAAAATGAATTCATTTGCCGTTATGGTCAAGCCATACCACAGATGCTCTAGCTCTACGGCTACACATAGCACAGTTTCTGTTGCGTCAGAGAAGCTTTTCTTGATTTCGCGCTTATTGGACAATCTAGGTGGTAAGTGCCTCTCATGACATCGCACGCACGGCGAAGCTCACAACCTCACTTTTATCAAAATCATATTCAACCAAAGCGCATTCCATTAGACACTGACAGATACTATCCGCCATCAATCTCCTGCAAgggatttccttttcttcgatgGCGATCTGAGCCGGCCTCTGACCCAGCCAGATAGCTGACAAATGAATCATTTCTGTTCTGAACTTGCCCCCTTGGGTGTAGGAAACCCTCCTGCCACGAGTAACTGGTCCGTGGATCGATCCCAGATCCAAGGCCTTCTAGAGATCATCAGTCAACTTTCTGACCCTATCTTTCCACGTTGTCTGCAGTCGTACTATGACGTGAACCAGCTGTATCTCGTAAGGGAGCCGATAGAAAACACGGTGGACAATATTCTACCGCTCCGTGGCCGGTCAACGAGACCGAACTGGCGTGCATTCTCCGTTCGGTGAGTGTCACTGGCGGCCATCGTACGATCTCGAGTATGTGCATACTAAGGAAAACAGACCCCGGATGGAATACAATTCCTGCGCGATCAGGTAAGAGCCTTAGTCACATTGGGGCCGGAAATGATCTGGCTGAACAAAAGGGGGCAGATCCGCCTTGATAAGTCGGACCCttccattatcatcatcgagaACATGGTCCACTTACCTTGCATACGAGCCGGCGTGGAACAGAGCTACCAGATCAAAACGTCTGACATGAATGCTGACACACTGAAATTAACTGCCCTGGCAACGGTCATGAGGAGCATGATGACTACAGATGCAGGGCACGGAAGATGGAGCTCCGAGGCCCAAACTCTCCGGTGAAATCTGCCCGTCATGTCACTGGATGTGCTATGAAGGCAAGTTTGTAGTGAGTCAACAGAGCGGCTGGTTTTAACCAACTTTAGGATTGGTCCCTCGAAAAGGCGTCCGACGAGAGCAACCTGAAGCTATGCGCGCACGTCGCAAACAAGAAGGTCAAATACGATCTTGTAGTTCTGTAATGCGGATGGCATGCAACATATTACAGGGCATATCGTTGAGTGAAACTTTCGCGGCCAAAAGTTGTAGGGGCTGCAGGCTGGAAGATGGCATTATTAACGCCCTTCGCGTGGTTCGGCACCTACCATTCCGAACAGTCGGATCATGTTTCGATTCTTCACAGTGACGATGGCGccctcttcttttcataCCTTCTGTTTCGGGGATACAGTACACTACGAAGCATTTGGTTGAAACAAATGCCAAAGTTCGACTTGTCAGATGTATTGTACCTAGGCTGGTGGTGCGGAGATAGGTATGGTAGGCTAGATATTAGGGAGGCACGCGCTTTGAGAATCTTTACACGAGCTACCTGCAACCCTGGTCCAAAAGCCTCCATAATACAACTGCATATTTTATGCTACTGCATTGACATCCACCTATGTTGTAAACGGCGTCGCAAGCTTCGCTAGTGGCCTTGCCCTGGCAAGAGTGCCCTCGCGCCGAACTTGGACTTCGTGGAAAATGGTTTCGTTCACCAACTCTATCAGTAACTTCAGGCTTCTCTCCTCGGTCACTTGTCCAAATAAGGCGTGCTTTCTtgtcagcagcaacatcgtACGACGAAGCTGGATTATGAACCAACTTACCGACAATAGATTATCCAGGCACCGCGCAGAGTTGCTCTTGGCCAGCGCTGATTTAAAGCGTTGCATCTCCTGGCTCCAGGTGAATTTGGagcctttctttttttgcatGATTTTATCGATAATTGACCGGAGAGCATTGAAAGTAGAAGCCATTGCGTCGATACGGAAAGGGTCGACTTGGTCGATTTGGCGACTGTTCTCAATACCCGCTATACCTCACTTGATGTCAGTGTTGTGCAGTCTGCAGTTGGGACAAACGTACCGATCTTTATTTCACCCTCTTCGGTGAACAAGATATCTCGAACAGTGAGGCTGGCTAGCTCCCTCGACTGGCCGCGTAAGAACTGAAGGCACTTTAAAACCTGTGAACTGGGTATGAACATCGTGCATCTAGTAGAAAGGGAACGGCACCCACGGGCCACAAGATCTGGGCCACTTCACTTTCGGCGATGTGGCAACTCAACGCTAAAGCCTCGTGGAGAGTGCACTCAAATGGCTCCCACACAAGAAGATATCGTTCTGCATACTGGAACACATCTAGAAGGCGTGGGATGCTGCGATGAGCGAGCCGATCGATCATCTGGACACACATCTCTATCGCCGATCGCTCCACAGCCTGCATTTGGATGTGGACTAAGTTTGCCTTATTCTTTCGATGCCTGGCCAGCACCATGATTCGCCCATAGTCGATGCCTGCACAAGGTTCGTACATTTCCCACGAGTTTCGTGCTAGGATTTCACGGGGAGCCGGACTGGGAGTCAACTACTGTGGCGGGGGATAGTTCAGCCGTGCCAGGAACGTCTCTATTTGCggctggcatggctggccCAAGTGGAAGTCAGTGATACAAGCGCCTGTTCTTGTGTCCAGATACTTTCTGAGATGACCTCCCACGTCGCTGAGGAGTATGCTCACTGAATTCTGTATGGCAGACGATGTAAGGTAAATCGTGCAATTATCTGGTCTACCTACAGCCGCCACAGGCATTCCTTTGGTTAAAATGACCGCAAAGGCTAATACAACAAGGCCACGTGAAGGAAGAACTTTCTGACAGTCGTTTGGGAGGGGAATCGTAAAGGATGGCCGGAAGCTGATCGCTACGTCAGGGAAAGTGTACCGCATTTCTAAGAATGGACATGCCAGTCCTCAAGAAGCCCGGCCTTGATCTGTTCGGCCCGGTCTTGATATGTTCGACGTCAAAGGCTTGCTAATTCACCGGTTTGATCAACAGCTTGTAGAGTATAACCGGGGACTTGCATTGGATTTGGGGGCTTCTAGGTCGGCTATCttggccgatgaggatggtgcgCATGGTGTGGTTTGTGAGGTCCTCGACCCCGTCTTTTATTCGATTCATCTAAATGATCCCCTAGTGAACGTTGCGTCAAGAGAATCCCAACTCACGCCTCATAGCAAGCTTGGTAGCTTCGCAACACGGATGGTTCGATGTGCTAGAACGGACTTCCTGGAATTGGTCAGCCCCCTCTATCTAGAAGTTGTCGTTGCATTGCCATACCAGCTGACCGTTCCACGACTCCGAATTCCTCCGAATTCCTTTGGTGGATTACAAGCTCCCATATCTACATATGGTCTGTCAATCCCAACCACCCGGTCTGTTCTCAAGGGTTGGGCCATGCGTGTGCTCACCATGGCGGTGGATAATTCCCATATAGTCATAACTATGGGAAGAAGCATGACTGAATCTGAGAGTAGAATTCTGTATACTTTCACCAGCTGCTGTCCTCGGTGGAATGGAGCAAGGAACAATCAAGGAAGAATTTCATGCTCTCCATATATGATGCCCAATTCGTTCTTTGGCAAATGCGCAACCTACACCGTCTATAATTCTGAAAGGAGATCAGGTTCTGTTGCGTGAGAAGTGATCAGTATGTCCACACTCGTTGCACTCTGGTCAATTTGGTCGACATCCCGACAACCCCACTTTTGGTagggttggattggaaaTAggtttttgttgttggggtggaatGCTGCTGGCGCGACGAATTCTCATGGGTCATAGCCGCCCGGAAAAATGGATGCCCGGCACGGCCATGCTCGACATTGAATCAAGCATCGGAGCAAAATTATCAACCTGCTGACCTGGTTTTGATAAGCGATCCCTTAGAGTGggcaatatattcaattttgGCGTGCCTGTCGATTCTCTAAGTGTCTCGCGGAGTTATCAGAAGCCGGTTGTGCCGGACACGCTGGAGTAACTAGTATTGGTCAtgttacatatatataattataaacaACTGACCATTCAAGTACGAAATGTATAGACCGTTGATGCGCATGATTACAATCGCGAGCGACGAGGCTCACACTTGTAGTAGACTACgttaatactatatataaatctcaGTATACCAATGTGTTGGCTTCTTTTACGCCATAAGCCCAGTGGTCGAAACCCGAGAACATAATATTTCTTCGGTGCGCATTCGGACTCCCCAGGCGGGCTTCAAATTGAAcccctggacagcttcctcaaTACGGACTAGTCCCGGGCCTACCCGAGCACCCGAAAATGTTGATGGCCCGGGGCAACAACAATCGCAGTTGACGATTCTCTACTTTGAAAGGGCCATCATGTTAGCCTGGATACTCGAACTCTAAAGTCGCGCCAAAGATGACCGGTCTTGACTAGTGCTTACTCGACCTAAGCGTGGATTCTGAGCCGGTGCTTGTATTAGCCCCTTTGCAATAGCGGTATGAATTGCTTTCAACACACGTCCAACTGCACGCGCTCAACCCGTGCAACATGTTCAACGGTAACCGCAATTGAACCCATAGCACGGGATGCGCTAAAAGCACCGGTCTCAGTTAGTGCAATCTTAGCTCTTACATAGCTTCTTCCAGTAGCGAACTATCTAGCTTACTAACTAATCACTAAGAAAGGTCGACCACTGGGAGCAGGGCGGTACCGGAGGGCAATATGTTCCGACAGCCATTCCAGAGTTGTTAGTCTCTGCGTCGTTGTTATCGGCGCATTCTGCCTGGCGTGTCCGCTTCACCCTAGCAGGTTAATTAGCAGGGGTCAGTAACAAGCATCATCCGGATGGCACTACAGCATGGGGCCGAGCGACCATGGGTCATGTTATCTGCACCGCGATGTAGTCAGCTAAAGGGCTGGAGCGGCCATTTTCAGCGTTATTTGTGGCCGAAAATGGCAGCTCCAGCCCAGCCGAGATTCTTAATAATGCAGGTAAATATCCAACCCGCTGTATGAGCAGATGTGTTGAACAGATGTGTTGAACAGTCTTTCAATGCCATCCGGGTGGGCCAGCTCCAGTCAGCGATTCGGAACATCATCGTATCATCCGGTCTTTGCACCGTCAATCTAACCTCTCTATTGACCCCACTAAGTAGTTCATCATAGGTTGATCGAACCTTCCGCTCAGCAAATCCAATATTGAAGGAAGCATATATTCACCATGCAATTGCATGCCAGTATAATCGACGATCACGACCATTCATAGATAAAAGCCGTTTTCCCAACCATCCTTAtcacttcatcatcattccaGATCGGCTCTCAAGCAATCGTTCTTCGTTCAACTTGAAATTTAACTTCTCGCGAAAATGTATGCCAATCTCCAAGTGCCTACCACTCGGGCATACATCTGTCCCGCTTGTCAGCAATCTCCTCTTTTACCTCGAGGCCCTGGAGACCAGCTGGCTGTTTGCCCCAGTTGTCAAAGAATATTCAATCTCGCGCATCCAGCGCAGTTTTTACCCGTGCAGTTCCGGCCGCATGGGGGCTACCCTTTCCcgctccaacaacaacaagctTTAGGGCCACAGCGGCCTTGGACATCACAACAAGCCTTGGCACTATAGCAAGCTATAGCTGTTCGAAATGCAATCGCTCAACAGCAGCTTTCCCCGGCGACTATAAGACAGCAGGAAGCATTATACCAACCGGAAATGCGACAAATGATTGGTCTTATGtgccagcagcaacaagtTTTACTGCAACGCGTAAATAGTCTGGAGCAATGGCAATCCCAGGTTGTGGCCCAGATGTCGTCGGGTGGAACGCCGGGCACCAACTCCAACCACTCTGGACAAAGCCAAACGAAATGTCAACAGCATATTCCAGCTATTCAGTCGGCGCAGCATGATACGGTGTCAGACGTGGCGCAAACAGACCATGTGGTGCACGTGCCGCGGGCGAGTCAGGCTCAACATCAAGGGGAACATAATCAATTCAGTCAGCGAGTGTCGCACCGTAGGGTGTCGAATTCGTCACAATCCAACCACGTTCCAGCGTCCTGCCAAGGTCATAAGCAGGAGAGCCAGAATTGCGTTTCGGAACAGATTCACCACCAGGAAGGGCAGCAACTATTTTTAAAATGATTCAGTGTCGAGCATTGTCATGTTGGGCACGTGTGCCGCCAGCAGTATTTCATCCGGAACAACAAACGTATCTCGTTTCAGCCTCACCAAATATAAGTGAAATCAGTGATGTCAAGCACACTACCTGAGATACAAGAGGTATGAACATCATTATCATATCTAGCACAACAGGTTGTAATATCTTTTCAAAACCATAGGCGTGGACGTTGTGCATCTGCCAAATGGGCAACAAATTACGCGAACATATATGTAGAGCGGGAgctttcttcctcgattGTCCTTTGCGACATTCAATCAAGCACATAGCCACAATAGTGATGGAATACAGGATCGTCATTGTTCTTGCCATTGTCTCGACTGTACATACAGTACGGACATCATCTACCGCCGTGGTGCGCATACGAATGATCCCCCCTCTGAAAACCTACAGTATCTGGTGATTGAACTGGCAGACCTTATAAAGGTTTGTCCCGTAGTATAGATCAAGGTGGCAAACAACCATCTCCTGATGCATTGGATCTACTTGGTCCGTTGACTGTACTTGTACACTGCCATCGTCTTTccagaaataaaaaatgcTATTTCATTGCCATCAATGAATTTACTCAGAAAGGCACTAATAACCATGTTAGTTATTATTTTGTCTTATTACGGTGCTTGCATACATCAGAAGATATTGTATTTGGCAGTGCTTTTAGCACTAGATACCTCCACCATTTCCGTTCCTGCATTCTTTTAAAGATAAATCGATTTCGAAAGGATCTGCGAGATTCTGAAAGACAGCGCACTGTGGTTATGCACCCTATCGTGTGGCCTTCTTAAATTGAATGGAAACAGCCGATGTTGGTCCCTGGAGTCTTACCTAAAATAGAAGGGTCATACCCATTAGGATTCCATAAGTATATGGACCATTCGGTTTTGGTGTAGAGGATAAGGAGTACCAGCGATGCAGACATGCGAATATCTTTAGATATAATTGAATTAATCTTAGAATCCAAATTCAGGCGCGACCTCAAGTAGTTAATGCTCCAAGATGTCCTCTCTATTCTGCCAAGCGCTGGAAATAATTCATCCCTCACAGCTATAAATCTTCAAGGACCACAATTGCACTTTGACCCACTTCATATTATTTGAATTGAGCTCCAGGAGAGGTTCGTGTGAACAAGGTACTTCTAACTTGATCAATGTTCTCTATAACCTTAGCACCTGATTCGACAAGTGTTCTTGTGTTCTTTCGGTGGGTACAATCGGTATGGGATCCAGGCTCCCAGTTGCCTCTCATGCACGCAGCCAGATTGCCTCTCGGAGACTGAGTGCGTCACTTCCATCCGCTGAAAATAAGTCGATCTGCCTTTGGCAttctggtggtggaagtgCCAATGGGTCCTCTAGTTGCACACTAACTTGTAGCTCATGTATTCAGTATCGCCACTGAGGCATTGTGCCACCGTCACGTTGTGCTGACCGGAGAAACAGTTGCCGTCGCTGAAGATTTGCACTACGAAGGTAGTCAGCAAAGCACACGGAAACCCTGCCAATTATGGCTTACCACTACAGCCCGCAAAACTGCATTCAAAGCTGACAGACTCAATGGTGTCGTTTCTGGGGAAGGCTTTGCATTGATTGAAGGTCGAGCCGTAGATACCCAGCTCGCCCAGGTTCTCCTCCAAGCAGCTGGGTGCGCCATACAATCGCAGTTGGGCTAGGCGAGTGTCACCAGCAGGAAGGCCCAAAGTCGAGATAGCCATTGCAATGTAGGTAGAAAGAAGTAAAGAGACTCGCATGATGGCAGTTGAGGTAGGATTGGAGATGACGTTTACTGGGTGCGGTAGGGTTACAGAGTCGGACAGATTCTAGAAGTATATGAACGGCTTTGTTAAGTCGATGGGAATGTTGGTTGGCGAAGAGGGAAGTAGAGGGAGGATGTTTCCTTTTATAGACCGTCGGCCAGCGTGATGGCGCAGTCGTCGGTCTCCCCGCACAACCGGCTTGTCTGACCTGTTCTTCGCCCATGGGAATTTCGCGCATTcgggaggaggggtggggggaggatgggcGCCTTGCTCTTTACGGTATCTGCTGTGAATAATGGAAAGTGATGGCGTCCATCAGCCGATATGCCCGCCGTAGCGGATCTTACAATGGGCTATCTGCATTCATATAATCGACATTGATAGGATTTATTTGAATAATCACCAGGCTCACATCGAGCCTTCTGAGATCTGGTAAAGCTTTTTTTGAAAGAAGCCTTAAGCTATCGGAGCATCGAGTTTTGAGACGAGGCCAGAAACTGAAAGACTTCTTGTTATGTGATGACAAAGTTCGCGGGTACAGTATACGTTGGCGAAGTGTTGTTGATCTGGAACAAGTCGAGCCCCCCATTGAGTCGCGTCCTTGGCAACTTCCGTCAACTAGAAGGGAGCAAGTTCTTTGACAGCACATTTAATTACTGGCAAAACCTCGGGCACAGATCATCACCCCTTCATTAATGTATGTCTGGATGCGATGAGAAGGTTCATTTGGAGAGctacagtagtagttgttgttgttgattcatacgctgacccctcgcctgagcgacatgcagggtactactatctccacgctctatgtacatccattcatcgtagactattactttcctgacgaacttggagcctcgtcaaggcctgtggtggccagtgcctggggttgtgttttgccgccctcgtggcgcgcgaTTTCGgaatctctgcgatgcctccgcaaagtccaggACCGCCCCGAGGATGCTACTGTCTTGCGGACCATCTTGGAACCTACCCTCCCTACCTTgccctgctcctcccagcatatctgaaatattgttGAATGCCCCTCCAATCTTCCGTCGGAGGGCTTGGCGGAGTCCACTGAGCTGTGGGCAATCAATTAGCATGTGGACCACGGTTTCCGTTGccccacattcacatttcTCATCGTCTCGGAGCCTGCGCTGTTTTCCGTGTGTCGCTAGCCATGAGTGGCCGGTCCGGAGTTgggtgagtaagtaggctTGATTTCGGGGGAGCGAGCCGTAGAGCCGGCGGGTCCGGTTGGCCGGCAGGGCCCGATCAATGCAGCGGAGATGTCCTCCATTTCGAGAGGCCCTCCATTCTTGGTGCCATTCATCGCTAATATTCTTGCGGATGTATCTTTTCTCTCGTGACAGAAGATGTCTAAAGGGGTGTCTCTTTTTAACTCCTaccgtggctttggctagGCGGTCTGCTGCTTCGTTTCCAGGGTTGCCGCAGTGACCCGGAACCCATTGTAGTTGCAGTGGGATCCCTCGCGCCCTGAGCTCCCCGGCCGACTGGTGAATCGCCTGAATGATACGCTGGCCTGATTTGTTCCAGGAGTTTTTGATAACCTGCAGGGCCGACATGCTGTCACTAAGGATTGTTGCTGGTTCTGCATCtgttgctctggatctctggttcttctgcgcGAGCTGAAAACCCAGCCTGATCGCGTAGTAGATTGCCATTAGCTCAGCTGTGTAGACGGACCAGAACTCCATCGaaccaatgctgacttgtTGAGACCCTACGAtctgctggttgtggtcgagAGCCACCGCCGCGGCTCCTAGCTGATTCTCTTTGCCCGAGGTGTCTGAAAAGACTGTAATGTTGGGTGTGGCCGCTCTTACTAGAGCATTGGTCTGTGCTTTCTCCCGATCCAGCTCAATTTCAATATCGGTGAATGATTGGGCTCGCCAAGGTGCTTGTGGTTTGGGgtcaattctttccagggcttgcagCCGCGTGAGGTTCATTGTTCGTAGGGTTTCTGCCAGGGGAAAGTGCGCCCTATTGCTGACCTGGGTGCTGCGTACTCTTGCCCGGCTGATAACGTCATGGACTGGGTGGTCTTCCACAGATGGCCTTCGCCGGCTTTGTCAAGAAATTCCTTCCAGTGCCTatcttttgctttctcaattGCTCTGGTCCACTCTCGTCTTTTCTGCCACATTTCTTCGAAAAGTATCTTCGTCATTGGGTGGTTAGGCCCTAGCAGGGCACATCTGTTTTGCCACCGTCGCCGGGTCTGGTTAACCTCAATCTGCTGGGCCTTGAGATCTGTAGTAAACCAGCACTTCGAGTATGGGCACGGGGCCTGTACCGGCACATGCCGGTCTAGGGCAGCTACTGTAGTCCGGATTAAGTTATTGACCGCGTAGTCTAGATCCTGGGCCGACTGGATATTCACAGGTGGGTCAATCTGTCTTAGTATATCTTGACCTACTCAGGCCCAGTCAGCTCGGTCATATGCCCTTTTCAGTTTAGACTTTCTAGTTTGCTCTGCCTGGAGATTCCATTCCGAATATGTTCCTCAGTAGTCTGACCCATAGTAGTCATAATAGAGTTGGCATCGGATCAAGCGTGTTACATCATTGGTAAGCATAAGGTCAAGAACTGATGTTTTTCCAGATTAATTAAGGGACCAGTATGTTGTCTCGCCTTTGGCCAGGCACCACTGTAGCTCGTGGGCTTGAAAAAAGTTGATCAGTTCCTCCGCATATTGTGCGAAGCTGTGGTGGACCGCGCGATGACTCTATGCTGGGTGGTGGCAGTTAAAATCCCCAGCGAGAATTAATTTAGTCGTCCGGTTATATGGTTCTGTTTGTTCTTGAATAATCTGTTCGATTTCTGCCAGGGTTTCATGGGCGCTGTTGGCTTCAAACGCCTTGTACATCTCGATTGGTGGGATGTATATTAAGAACACCAGGTATTGAAGTTCTGGTATCCAGATTTTAATGGCCACTACATCTCAGTGGTTGCAGTGGATTTGGCGGTGCAATGCAGTTGAGATCCTCCGGTTTATATAGAGGAGGCTGCGAACTCGGCCTGGTTCTTCAGCGTGTGTTGGCCGATAGAGTCGCCATACACTATGGTTGACATGGGTGTGGTAGGCGGTTGTGGGTGGTTCTTGGATTAAAAGGAGATCAAGGTTTTGGCTATAGTGATCATTAATAAGGACTTCCATTCCGGCCCGGGATCTCATCATATTCAACTGTAAAATTCAGAGATTTGCTGTCATTAGGAGAAAGACGGAGGATTCAGCGGTGCCTGGCATGTTCAGTCACCTGTCAGATATTCTCCATTGCAGTCTGAGCACCGGGGCCTGATCCCAGGGAAGCAATGGCATTGGTCATGCGGGCCCGTGCAGTACCCGCATTTCACTCGCTCCTTGCATGACCAGGCCAGATGGCCGAGTCCCTGGCAGCGCCGGCATCGTTTCTTTTCTACCCGATAGGGTTCCACACTTCCAATATACCTCTGTCCAACAAGTAATCCATTGGTGATGATccattctgctgcctccGGTAAGTCCAGCCAGATCCCCATTATGGCTGATTTGCCCATGGGCGtgtctctcttcttcaaccatgcaATATCTTCGACCTGAAATCCCTTCTCGCAGAGGTCATTTTCCATCATGATTTGCTTGATTCCCCATTTTTTGTTTGTGTCCAACTCGAAATCCTCCGTCGGAACTCGATGAACCACGATCCCAAACCTGGGTTTCACTACTTTGGTCTCATTTCCCAGTTCATCAAGCCACTCGGTGTTATTTCAGGCGGTTTCGGCAGATTGAGCATCCTGGAACCGAATGACATAGCCTGTTTTAGTTGTACCAACTCCCGCTACTTGCACTTCTTTGGTAATTTCTGCGTTCAGCAGGGCTGTTCTGATATGCGTGTTCGCTGCTTCAGTAGGTAGAAATCTTGTGAACCGTTCATTATCAATGTCTTCGTCTAACGTGGCCGCAGTGCTAATGCGGACGCAGTTTGGCTCTTTCCATGGTCGCGGAATTATCACATTCGAGGATTGTTCGGGCCTGTTccctgccgctgctgctgcgactgcGGCCCATGATttaggggaggggagggtctGTGTTTCGATCTGGGATCGGAGGGACTGTATCTCCTCCTGTAGTTTGGTGTTTTCTTTCCGTAGGTCTTCCTGTCCGGCTTTGATCTCTTGGATTTCCGCTCTGGCTGACTCGATTGCAATGTTTTGGTGTGTGATGGTTTTCTTCAAGCTGAGAATCAGCGCCCAGACCATCTGGTTAGTGATGCGGTTACTGGTATCATCTGGCGCATTGAAGTCCAGAGGTGGGATTGTAATGTTTTGTGTTCTCCTTGTCCTGCCCCTATGGGCTGGTGCCAGCGTCTGCTCGCCATTGTTTCTTGCAGAGTTTTCAGGTGTCCTTGGGGTGATTTCGGGATCATCCGCTGGCGGGATCGCCATCGGGCCGAATTTAGTTTCCGCTCGGCACACTACCACGGTCTCAATTCAGAAAGGAGTCGTATATTCTTCACTCCTCTTGGTCGAGAACCTCCCTGCCTAGTTCCTCTCTGCAATACAGTACTTTCTCCTCGTTGTCTATGGTGAATTACAGTACTTTGCACAACTGAGTATCTTGCACAATTACCATGCCTACCCCAAAGTCTCCAGATGCTTTCCCGATCCCTAGCCTTAATACACTAGCCTGTATATGGTTAGGCGGCCAGATTAGTGCTCTTGGCATAATTGGACATGTTTTGTAATTTGTGatgattttatttcttaatctTACAGTATTACACGTAAGAGGAATACTGCAGTCTAGAAGCTTCCGTGTCCGGAGAACGCTCCAACAGGGGCGCCTCAAGGTCGCTTTTC harbors:
- a CDS encoding uncharacterized protein (InterPro:IPR011009), with protein sequence MQAVERSAIEMCVQMIDRLAHRSIPRLLDVFQYAERYLLVWEPFECTLHEALALSCHIAESEVAQILWPVLKCLQFLRGQSRELASLTVRDILFTEEGEIKIAGIENSRQIDQVDPFRIDAMASTFNALRSIIDKIMQKKKGSKFTWSQEMQRFKSALAKSNSARCLDNLLSHALFGQVTEERSLKLLIELVNETIFHEVQVRREGTLARARPLAKLATPFTT
- a CDS encoding uncharacterized protein (COG:S;~EggNog:ENOG410Q02D;~SECRETED:SignalP(1-19)); translated protein: MRVSLLLSTYIAMAISTLGLPAGDTRLAQLRLYGAPSCLEENLGELGIYGSTFNQCKAFPRNDTIESVSFECSFAGCSVQIFSDGNCFSGQHNVTVAQCLSGDTEYMSYKLVCN